One region of Candidatus Peribacteraceae bacterium genomic DNA includes:
- a CDS encoding glycoside hydrolase family 15 protein: MPFQPIASYGFIGNLGSCALVGKDGSVDWCCLPRLDSPSVFAAILDPERGGSFSVAPAESWESVQEYHPDTNVLRTVFTCGSGTLEVTDWMHMSSFSFEEQEQHRLPALYRKVRCTAGNVRCRIVFNPRLDYGRGKTALSPFKGGLLVEGASDVLRLYAPCAFTFSEKGAEALPGLEEGEEFSLLCTYGNMEREDIPPPQRSLEKTILFWNRWAAGRETGDLRLPEQWKKQVTRSALVLKVLAGGKGIAAAATTSLPEIPGGSDNWDYRFNWIRDTSFTVQALTALGHLNDAREFLDWLTDLLVTSGRRPADLKVLYPLHAVTLGGEEELTHLRGYMDSRPVRIGNGAAEQGQHDIYGEILETVYRSEHLHPGMDHALSGVLRDIVDYVCDIWHNPDHGIWELRAEPCHYVYSKVMCWVAMDRGIRLAELHGWNVDLDRWKAERAAVHAEVMEKGYDARRGSFVQSYGSDVLDATALLLPILEFLPPDHPAAIATLETVRRELADGALVYRSSAHHRKEGAFGFCSFWLVDALAFAGRVGEARKNFEELLRLGNRLGLYSEEIDPATGAFLGNFPQAFTHVGLINSALYLSRFLGEESPAQPLMGEKHLP, from the coding sequence ATGCCGTTCCAGCCTATCGCCTCCTACGGCTTCATCGGGAACCTGGGGTCGTGCGCGCTGGTGGGGAAGGACGGGTCCGTTGATTGGTGCTGCCTGCCCCGGCTGGATTCGCCGAGCGTCTTTGCCGCCATTTTGGACCCCGAGCGCGGGGGGTCGTTCTCCGTGGCCCCGGCGGAGAGCTGGGAGAGCGTGCAGGAATACCACCCCGACACCAATGTCCTGCGCACCGTCTTCACGTGCGGGAGCGGCACCTTGGAAGTGACGGACTGGATGCACATGAGCAGCTTCAGCTTCGAGGAGCAGGAACAGCACCGGCTCCCCGCCCTGTACCGCAAGGTCCGCTGCACGGCGGGCAACGTCCGCTGCCGCATCGTGTTCAACCCCCGTTTGGATTACGGCCGCGGCAAGACCGCGCTCTCGCCCTTCAAAGGCGGCCTCCTGGTGGAAGGGGCCAGCGACGTGCTGCGGCTCTACGCGCCCTGCGCTTTCACGTTCAGCGAGAAGGGCGCGGAAGCGCTCCCCGGCTTGGAGGAGGGCGAGGAGTTCTCCCTCCTGTGCACCTACGGCAACATGGAGCGGGAGGATATCCCGCCGCCGCAGCGCAGCCTGGAGAAAACCATCCTCTTCTGGAACCGCTGGGCTGCGGGACGCGAAACGGGGGACCTGCGGCTGCCGGAGCAGTGGAAGAAACAGGTGACGCGTTCGGCGCTGGTGCTCAAGGTGCTCGCGGGCGGCAAGGGCATCGCCGCGGCCGCAACCACGTCCCTGCCGGAGATCCCCGGCGGGAGCGACAACTGGGACTACCGCTTCAATTGGATACGGGATACCTCCTTCACGGTGCAGGCGCTCACCGCCCTGGGGCATTTGAACGATGCGCGCGAGTTCCTCGACTGGCTCACGGACCTGCTGGTGACGAGCGGCCGCCGGCCAGCCGACCTCAAGGTGCTCTACCCCCTGCACGCCGTGACGCTCGGCGGCGAGGAGGAATTGACGCACCTGCGCGGCTACATGGATTCCCGCCCCGTGCGCATCGGCAACGGCGCGGCCGAGCAGGGACAGCACGACATCTACGGGGAAATCCTGGAAACCGTGTACCGGTCGGAGCACCTGCACCCGGGCATGGACCATGCGCTCTCGGGTGTGCTGCGGGACATCGTGGATTACGTGTGCGATATCTGGCACAACCCCGACCACGGCATCTGGGAACTGCGCGCGGAGCCCTGCCACTACGTCTACTCCAAGGTGATGTGCTGGGTGGCGATGGACCGGGGGATCCGCCTCGCGGAACTGCACGGCTGGAACGTGGACCTGGACAGGTGGAAAGCGGAGCGGGCCGCCGTGCACGCGGAAGTGATGGAGAAGGGGTACGACGCGCGGCGGGGATCCTTCGTGCAGTCGTACGGGTCGGACGTGCTGGATGCCACGGCGTTGCTCCTGCCCATCCTGGAGTTCCTGCCGCCGGACCATCCGGCCGCCATCGCCACCCTGGAGACGGTGCGGCGCGAGCTGGCGGACGGGGCGCTCGTCTACCGCAGCAGCGCTCACCACCGGAAGGAGGGGGCGTTCGGATTCTGCAGCTTCTGGCTGGTGGACGCTCTGGCGTTCGCGGGGCGCGTGGGGGAAGCCCGCAAGAACTTCGAGGAACTCCTGCGCCTGGGGAACCGCCTGGGGCTGTATTCCGAAGAGATCGATCCGGCGACGGGCGCCTTCCTGGGCAACTTCCCCCAAGCCTTCACGCACGTGGGACTCATCAACAGCGCTCTCTACCTCTCGCGCTTCCTGGGGGAAGAATCCCCCGCCCAACCGCTCATGGGCGAGAAGCATTTGCCGTAG
- a CDS encoding class I fructose-bisphosphate aldolase, which translates to MAMALKDIKKLLGEEAHNLLTHNCSTIPKDRLHLPGPKHVDSVFGISDRSKKVQQNLKDLYGHGRLKNTGYLSILPVDQGIEHSAGASFSKNPDYFDPENIVRLAMEGGCNAVASTFGVLGLVAKKYAAKIPFIVKINHNELLTYPNKFDQVMFGTVDEAFRMGAKGVGATIYFGSPESTRQIVEVGQAFAKAHELGMFTVLWCYLRNNEFKRGDRDYHTASDLTGQANHLGVTLEADIIKQKLPENNGGFKAMSPEGKYGKFDEKMYTELITDHPIDLTRWQVANCYMGRIGLINSGGASGKDDLAQAVRTAVINKRAGGTGLISGRKAFQKPMDRGVELLQAIQDVYLCKDVTIA; encoded by the coding sequence ATGGCCATGGCCCTCAAGGACATCAAGAAACTGCTCGGCGAGGAGGCCCATAATCTCCTCACCCACAACTGTTCCACCATTCCCAAAGACCGGCTCCACCTCCCCGGCCCCAAGCACGTGGACAGTGTCTTCGGCATTAGTGACCGTTCCAAGAAGGTGCAGCAGAACCTCAAGGACCTCTACGGCCACGGCCGCCTGAAGAACACCGGGTACTTGAGCATCCTGCCCGTGGACCAGGGCATCGAGCACTCCGCGGGCGCTTCCTTCAGCAAGAATCCGGATTACTTCGACCCGGAGAACATCGTCCGCTTGGCCATGGAGGGCGGATGCAACGCCGTGGCCTCCACCTTCGGGGTTTTGGGGCTTGTGGCCAAGAAATACGCGGCCAAGATCCCCTTCATCGTGAAGATCAACCACAATGAGCTCCTCACGTACCCCAACAAGTTCGACCAGGTGATGTTCGGCACGGTGGACGAAGCGTTCCGCATGGGCGCCAAGGGGGTGGGGGCCACCATCTACTTCGGCTCGCCCGAGAGCACCCGCCAGATCGTGGAAGTGGGGCAGGCCTTCGCCAAAGCGCATGAATTGGGGATGTTCACCGTCCTCTGGTGCTACCTCCGCAACAACGAATTCAAGCGGGGGGACAGGGATTACCACACGGCATCGGATTTGACCGGCCAGGCCAACCACCTGGGTGTCACATTGGAGGCGGACATCATCAAGCAGAAGCTCCCGGAGAACAACGGCGGCTTCAAGGCCATGAGCCCGGAGGGCAAGTACGGCAAGTTCGACGAGAAGATGTACACGGAGCTCATCACGGACCACCCCATTGATCTCACCCGCTGGCAGGTGGCCAACTGCTACATGGGCAGGATCGGCCTCATCAACAGCGGCGGCGCCTCCGGCAAGGATGACCTGGCGCAGGCCGTGCGCACCGCCGTGATCAACAAGCGCGCGGGCGGTACGGGGCTCATCTCCGGCCGCAAGGCGTTCCAGAAGCCCATGGACCGGGGCGTGGAGCTGCTGCAAGCCATCCAGGACGTGTACCTCTGCAAGGATGTGACCATCGCATAG
- a CDS encoding YidC/Oxa1 family membrane protein insertase, with product MAAPQRKSNFLQFALIFLIVYLGSQFVMRQFFPAQQDGANGARPPVELTAGNVRAGNNPAVTVKNHSTVAFTLSDRCPLPSVDLHRINAGTSGKTLLTSASDADSASPTAIPCTPPPPVPAQGEVKLDLSPWKYSLLGEVGTYEAELTLPQETTDALRLAQTGATVQETLTARFSVTEPGFFTKIFRTFIMAPFLNFLIFAGSWLPGHNLGLAIILLTLVVKLLLFLPTQHALEGQKKMQMLQPKLDELKKRFNGDAQRIQAETMKLWKEHKVNPFQSCLPTLVQFPILIGLFYVIRDGSVLALSGHLIYPFYQNLNWTFDTFFLGLDLLKPNVYIMPPLLVLLQFLQMKLTFAIADRKKKNSQAVIDVKPSASPGAGKDKEKDPLSQTELQQKIFQYALPLMIGFFALQFPSAVSLYWGISTLFAIGQQMIVNREHLRV from the coding sequence ATGGCCGCCCCCCAGCGCAAGAGTAACTTCCTCCAGTTCGCCCTCATCTTCCTCATCGTCTACCTGGGGAGTCAATTCGTGATGCGCCAGTTCTTTCCGGCGCAGCAGGACGGGGCGAACGGCGCCCGCCCGCCCGTGGAACTCACGGCGGGCAACGTCCGTGCGGGGAACAACCCCGCCGTCACGGTGAAGAACCATTCCACAGTCGCCTTCACGCTGTCGGACCGCTGTCCGCTTCCGTCCGTGGACCTCCACCGCATCAACGCCGGAACGTCCGGGAAGACGCTCCTCACGTCCGCTTCCGACGCCGACTCCGCGTCCCCCACGGCTATCCCCTGCACTCCTCCCCCTCCGGTCCCCGCGCAGGGCGAAGTGAAGCTGGATCTTTCCCCATGGAAGTATTCCCTCCTGGGTGAGGTGGGCACGTACGAGGCGGAGCTCACCCTTCCGCAAGAGACCACGGATGCCCTCCGGCTGGCGCAGACGGGGGCGACGGTGCAAGAGACCCTCACGGCGCGCTTCAGCGTCACGGAGCCGGGGTTCTTCACCAAGATCTTCCGCACGTTCATCATGGCGCCGTTCCTCAACTTCCTCATCTTCGCGGGATCCTGGCTCCCCGGCCACAACCTGGGGCTGGCCATCATCCTCCTCACACTCGTGGTCAAGCTCCTCCTCTTCCTTCCCACGCAGCACGCGCTGGAGGGTCAAAAAAAGATGCAGATGCTCCAGCCGAAACTGGATGAGCTCAAGAAGCGTTTCAACGGCGACGCCCAGCGCATCCAGGCCGAGACCATGAAGCTGTGGAAAGAGCACAAGGTGAACCCCTTCCAATCCTGCCTGCCCACGCTCGTCCAGTTCCCCATCCTCATCGGGCTCTTCTACGTGATCCGAGACGGCTCCGTGCTCGCACTCTCGGGCCACCTCATCTACCCCTTCTACCAGAACCTCAACTGGACGTTCGACACCTTCTTCCTGGGGCTCGACCTCCTCAAGCCCAACGTGTACATCATGCCGCCGCTCCTCGTCCTCCTGCAGTTCCTGCAGATGAAGCTCACCTTCGCCATCGCGGACCGCAAGAAGAAGAACAGCCAGGCGGTGATCGACGTGAAACCTTCGGCTTCGCCCGGGGCGGGGAAGGACAAGGAGAAGGATCCCCTGTCGCAAACCGAACTGCAGCAGAAGATCTTCCAGTATGCGCTTCCCCTCATGATCGGCTTCTTCGCCCTGCAGTTCCCCTCCGCCGTGTCGCTCTACTGGGGCATCTCCACCCTGTTCGCCATCGGGCAGCAGATGATCGTCAACAGGGAGCACCTGAGGGTGTAG
- the gatA gene encoding Asp-tRNA(Asn)/Glu-tRNA(Gln) amidotransferase subunit GatA — MLSSLTITQASEKLRNKEISSVELTKDCIAAMEKKDATLNAVVYRNFESALSEAKKFDAKKSPKSPLAGIPYLAKDVFCEKGVPTTAASNILRVKDYLPPYDSTTTKRLKAAGAISLGKTNTDEFTMGSSTETSCYGVTKCPWDVTRVAGGSSGGSAAAVAADECIFALGTDTGGSIRQPASFCGCVGLKVTYGRTSRFGVMSMASSLDTIGAFGKTVEDAALVLQAIAGRDPLDGTTSDVPVPDYHAVLGKGVKGLKIGLPKEYFIEGMDPEVEKAVRAAAQSLERLGATVIDVSLPHTAYAIATYYVLCPSEVSSNMARYDGVRYGRAVRDPKNLIDLYERVRSEGFGPEVKRRIMVGTFALSAGYYDAYYRKAQKVRTLVKKDFEDAFKKVDLLLTPTAPTPAFTIGAHADDPVQMYLEDACTIPASLAGVPGISLPCGFTGPRAGMPSLPLGMQLLGPHFREDVLFQVGHAYQQQTDWHTKKPGL, encoded by the coding sequence TTGCTCTCTTCCCTCACCATCACACAGGCCTCAGAAAAGCTCCGAAACAAGGAGATTTCCTCCGTGGAACTCACAAAGGACTGCATTGCCGCGATGGAGAAGAAAGATGCAACTCTGAATGCCGTTGTGTATCGTAATTTTGAATCAGCCCTTTCTGAAGCGAAGAAGTTCGACGCAAAAAAGAGTCCAAAGAGTCCGCTCGCCGGTATCCCCTACCTCGCAAAGGACGTGTTCTGCGAGAAAGGAGTTCCCACCACGGCCGCCTCGAATATCCTGCGTGTGAAGGATTACCTTCCCCCGTACGACTCCACCACGACCAAGAGGCTCAAGGCTGCGGGCGCCATCAGCTTGGGGAAAACGAACACCGATGAGTTCACCATGGGCAGCAGCACCGAGACGAGTTGCTACGGCGTGACCAAGTGCCCGTGGGACGTGACACGCGTGGCGGGGGGGTCTTCCGGCGGTTCGGCCGCCGCCGTTGCCGCCGACGAGTGCATCTTCGCGCTGGGGACCGACACGGGCGGCTCCATTCGCCAGCCCGCGAGCTTCTGCGGCTGCGTGGGGCTCAAGGTGACCTACGGGCGCACGAGCCGCTTTGGCGTGATGAGCATGGCGAGCTCCCTGGATACCATCGGCGCGTTCGGCAAGACCGTGGAGGATGCCGCGCTGGTGCTGCAAGCCATTGCGGGGAGGGATCCGCTGGACGGGACTACGAGTGACGTCCCCGTTCCCGACTACCATGCGGTCCTCGGCAAGGGGGTGAAGGGGCTCAAGATCGGGCTGCCGAAAGAATACTTCATCGAAGGGATGGATCCCGAAGTGGAGAAGGCGGTGCGCGCGGCGGCGCAAAGCCTGGAGCGCCTGGGCGCGACGGTCATTGATGTCAGCCTGCCGCATACCGCGTACGCCATCGCGACGTACTACGTCCTCTGCCCCAGCGAAGTGAGTTCCAACATGGCGCGGTACGATGGTGTGCGGTACGGCCGTGCGGTGCGGGATCCCAAGAACCTGATCGACTTGTACGAGCGCGTGCGGAGCGAGGGATTCGGACCGGAAGTGAAGCGCCGCATCATGGTGGGGACCTTCGCGCTCTCCGCCGGCTACTACGACGCCTATTACCGCAAGGCGCAGAAGGTGCGCACGCTGGTGAAGAAGGACTTTGAGGACGCCTTCAAGAAAGTGGATCTCCTCCTCACGCCCACGGCGCCCACGCCCGCCTTCACCATAGGCGCGCATGCGGACGATCCCGTGCAGATGTACCTGGAAGACGCCTGCACCATCCCCGCTTCGCTTGCGGGAGTACCGGGAATCTCGCTCCCGTGCGGATTCACCGGTCCGCGGGCAGGAATGCCCTCTCTGCCTCTTGGCATGCAATTGCTCGGCCCGCACTTCCGCGAAGACGTGCTCTTCCAAGTAGGCCACGCCTATCAACAACAGACTGACTGGCACACGAAAAAGCCCGGGCTCTGA
- a CDS encoding serine hydrolase: MFGPVLSVLLMGMLPVSSAPSLDQAALQNLAIAAPLPFTGSASTMLELSRRLSSSGVLIVDLQSGQTLFQKRAAEPRAMGSLAKLMTALLIVEQHDLGETVTVPDGIERVKGSTVGLASGEQYAVGDLLTSLLVASANDAAVALAHFHAGSEEAFVTEMNARAQVLGLRDTSFANAVGLDDPGQRSTARDIAWLAAFVLRKEPLRARMALPSASILSYGSRTLSFRHTHAMLGEGGIIAGKTGTTDAAGQCLFSLVRQGGREYVTLLFGSHNRYADMRAVLAAMEEMTF, encoded by the coding sequence ATGTTCGGTCCCGTCCTATCGGTTCTTCTGATGGGCATGCTGCCCGTGTCGAGTGCTCCCTCCCTGGACCAGGCGGCGCTCCAGAACCTGGCGATCGCGGCGCCCCTGCCCTTTACGGGGAGCGCCTCCACCATGCTCGAACTTTCGCGCCGCCTTTCGTCGTCCGGCGTGCTCATCGTGGACCTGCAGAGCGGACAGACGCTGTTCCAGAAGCGCGCCGCGGAGCCGCGGGCGATGGGGAGTTTGGCCAAGCTGATGACGGCGCTCCTCATCGTCGAGCAGCACGATTTGGGCGAGACGGTGACGGTGCCGGATGGCATCGAGCGCGTGAAGGGGAGCACGGTGGGGTTGGCGTCCGGGGAACAGTACGCGGTGGGGGATTTGCTCACGAGCCTGCTCGTGGCGTCCGCCAACGATGCCGCGGTGGCGCTGGCGCACTTCCATGCGGGGTCCGAGGAGGCGTTCGTGACGGAGATGAACGCGCGGGCGCAGGTGCTGGGGCTGCGGGACACCTCGTTCGCCAACGCCGTGGGCTTGGATGACCCGGGCCAGCGCTCCACCGCCCGCGACATCGCGTGGCTGGCGGCCTTCGTCCTGCGCAAAGAGCCGCTCCGCGCGCGCATGGCGCTCCCGTCCGCCTCCATCCTCTCCTACGGCAGCCGTACCCTCTCCTTCCGGCACACGCATGCCATGCTGGGCGAGGGCGGGATCATCGCGGGGAAAACGGGAACCACGGACGCCGCGGGGCAGTGCCTGTTCTCGCTCGTGCGGCAGGGGGGGCGGGAGTACGTCACCTTGCTGTTCGGTTCCCACAACCGGTACGCGGACATGCGTGCCGTCCTGGCGGCGATGGAGGAGATGACCTTCTGA
- a CDS encoding peptidoglycan DD-metalloendopeptidase family protein, which translates to MRSPLLRWLTFRMRLICVTVFVLVSLLPPYVPRSAQAQENMPVSSQQFLFVEDGFLMKQSSLGQQGSRLAYGEGIIHKVKQGETLQNIAKHYNLKPETIQWANGIEPGVSIQPNQELVILPVDGVLHTVRRGQTLGRIAQLYDVALDEIQRQNKLRGSMILAGQQLIIPFGKPLPGAVAGVLRFGDTVNASDVQVRPTPGGGAKPAQAVGPAVGAVLTQTVLQMPCENCIITQYFNARHFAIDAQTRGGGPIFASEAGTVIRADKGWNGGYGNVVEIDHGNGLVTLYGHNKELYVKEGDTVERGQSIAWMGNSGLVYGPTGIHIHYEVRVNGVKKNPMLYLD; encoded by the coding sequence ATGCGCTCCCCCCTCCTTCGCTGGCTCACCTTCCGTATGCGGCTGATCTGCGTCACCGTTTTCGTGCTGGTGTCGCTGCTGCCGCCGTACGTCCCCCGCAGCGCGCAGGCGCAGGAGAATATGCCCGTCTCCTCGCAGCAGTTCCTGTTCGTGGAGGACGGCTTCCTCATGAAGCAATCCTCCCTCGGGCAGCAGGGGTCCCGCCTCGCGTACGGGGAGGGGATCATCCACAAGGTGAAGCAGGGGGAAACGCTCCAGAACATCGCCAAGCACTACAATCTGAAGCCGGAAACAATCCAGTGGGCGAACGGCATCGAGCCGGGGGTCTCCATCCAGCCGAACCAGGAGCTGGTGATCCTCCCCGTGGACGGGGTGCTCCACACGGTGCGGCGGGGACAGACGCTCGGCCGCATCGCGCAGCTGTACGACGTCGCCCTGGATGAGATCCAGCGGCAGAACAAGCTGCGCGGCAGCATGATCCTGGCCGGCCAGCAGCTCATCATTCCCTTCGGCAAGCCGCTGCCGGGGGCGGTGGCGGGGGTGCTGCGGTTCGGGGATACCGTGAACGCGAGCGACGTGCAGGTGCGCCCCACGCCCGGGGGCGGCGCAAAGCCGGCGCAGGCGGTGGGTCCCGCGGTGGGCGCCGTGCTCACGCAGACGGTGCTCCAAATGCCCTGCGAAAACTGCATCATCACGCAGTACTTCAACGCCCGCCACTTCGCCATTGACGCGCAAACGCGCGGGGGCGGCCCCATCTTCGCCTCGGAAGCCGGCACGGTGATCCGCGCGGACAAGGGGTGGAACGGCGGGTACGGGAACGTGGTGGAGATCGACCACGGCAACGGGCTCGTCACGCTCTACGGGCACAACAAGGAACTGTACGTCAAAGAGGGGGATACCGTGGAGCGGGGGCAGAGCATCGCGTGGATGGGCAACTCCGGCCTCGTTTACGGCCCCACGGGCATCCACATCCACTACGAAGTGCGCGTGAACGGCGTCAAGAAGAACCCAATGCTGTACCTCGATTGA
- the gatC gene encoding Asp-tRNA(Asn)/Glu-tRNA(Gln) amidotransferase subunit GatC — MTKLTDDQVRHIAKLARLRLTDEEVKKFAPELTAIFTYIEKLKEADTENVEPTAQVAHAPSGKETGSPNRFRDDVIRNDNPTTDEMLSTTPLPIVDRQILTPSAHGER; from the coding sequence ATGACCAAACTCACCGATGACCAGGTACGGCACATCGCCAAACTCGCGCGGCTGCGGCTGACGGATGAGGAAGTGAAGAAGTTTGCGCCGGAGCTCACGGCCATCTTCACGTACATCGAGAAGCTGAAGGAAGCGGATACGGAGAACGTGGAGCCCACGGCGCAGGTGGCACACGCCCCGAGCGGGAAGGAAACGGGATCCCCCAACCGCTTCCGCGACGACGTGATACGCAACGACAATCCGACGACGGATGAGATGCTCTCTACCACCCCCCTCCCCATCGTTGACCGGCAGATCCTCACGCCTTCCGCCCACGGCGAACGCTAA
- a CDS encoding DUF475 domain-containing protein: MPWFSLILTVAGLALFETISSVDNAIINAEVLTTMGKKARRWFLVWGILFAVFVIRGFLPWLIIWATNPGLGFLGSLTATFSNDPRVAESIEQSAPILLAGGGTFLVFLFFHWLFLEPKHFGLGAEKFFVRQGVWFYAVVSVLLSALVWFAIRQNPLMAFGTVVGSTAFFITHGFKENAAKAEEQMMKKGGLSDISKILYLEVIDATFSIDGVLGAFAFTLSVPLILLGNGLGAVIVRQMTIGNIERVKKYFYLKNGAMYSILFLGAIMLVDAFGMHIPSWVSPVITFGVIGFFYRKSVRELKMKPQDLAEAVHTKG; this comes from the coding sequence ATGCCCTGGTTTTCCCTCATCCTCACCGTCGCCGGCCTCGCCTTGTTCGAAACCATCAGTTCCGTGGATAACGCCATCATCAACGCGGAAGTGCTCACCACCATGGGCAAGAAGGCGCGGCGGTGGTTCCTGGTCTGGGGCATCCTCTTCGCCGTCTTCGTCATCCGCGGCTTCCTCCCGTGGCTCATCATCTGGGCCACCAACCCCGGCCTCGGCTTCCTGGGCTCCCTCACCGCAACGTTCAGCAACGACCCGCGCGTGGCGGAATCCATCGAGCAGTCCGCGCCCATCCTCCTGGCGGGCGGCGGCACCTTTCTCGTCTTCCTCTTCTTCCACTGGCTCTTCCTGGAGCCCAAGCACTTCGGCCTCGGCGCGGAGAAGTTCTTCGTGCGGCAGGGCGTGTGGTTCTACGCCGTTGTTTCCGTCCTCCTCTCCGCACTCGTGTGGTTCGCCATCCGCCAGAATCCTCTCATGGCGTTCGGCACAGTGGTGGGCTCCACGGCGTTCTTCATCACGCACGGGTTCAAGGAGAACGCGGCCAAGGCGGAAGAGCAGATGATGAAGAAAGGCGGCCTCTCCGACATCAGCAAGATCCTGTATCTGGAGGTCATCGACGCCACCTTCAGCATCGACGGCGTGCTGGGCGCCTTCGCCTTCACGCTCTCCGTGCCCCTCATCCTCCTCGGCAACGGCCTCGGTGCCGTCATCGTCCGCCAGATGACCATCGGCAACATCGAGCGTGTGAAGAAGTACTTCTACCTCAAGAACGGCGCCATGTACTCCATCCTCTTCCTGGGCGCCATCATGCTCGTCGACGCCTTCGGCATGCACATCCCCTCGTGGGTGTCACCCGTCATCACCTTCGGCGTCATCGGATTCTTCTACCGTAAGTCGGTTCGGGAATTGAAGATGAAGCCCCAGGATCTGGCAGAGGCGGTCCATACGAAGGGGTAA
- a CDS encoding ribonuclease P protein component: protein MKLDRLRGRKITERVLRKGRVWKGQTMAVRSVWGAPRHPAADPLTGVYLGIITSAKLDASSVRRNRMRRRCREAWRTALQSRENLGPVQLLIAPRSSSLRAPFVHIQQDVERFLATLSHGRPPAQE, encoded by the coding sequence ATGAAGCTCGATCGTCTCCGCGGCCGCAAGATCACCGAACGCGTCCTCCGCAAGGGGCGCGTATGGAAAGGGCAGACCATGGCGGTCCGTTCCGTGTGGGGGGCGCCGCGGCACCCGGCGGCGGATCCACTCACGGGCGTGTACCTGGGCATCATCACGTCCGCGAAGCTGGATGCCTCCTCCGTCCGCCGCAACCGTATGCGGCGCCGGTGCCGTGAGGCGTGGCGGACGGCGCTCCAGAGCCGGGAGAATCTGGGCCCCGTGCAGTTGTTGATTGCCCCGCGATCCTCTAGTCTTAGAGCCCCGTTCGTCCACATCCAGCAGGACGTGGAGCGATTCCTCGCAACCCTCTCCCATGGCCGCCCCCCAGCGCAAGAGTAA